A stretch of Crossiella cryophila DNA encodes these proteins:
- a CDS encoding TRADD-N-associated membrane domain-containing protein, protein MDSWVAVAGLLFFVVGVAGALLPSVSVLRHQLRTRRRGRSPVRELAEGVAAGLRREPAPAQPSEPDPDPGPEPDPAAGVRRPEADFTARQLQLYADYHETALTESSLSFRLAAGAAGVGFMVILASVGLLVFQGGDAAWLGTASGVVCEAVAALFLSEARSTRERAARMFDLLNAEVVRSAHTMRAVEMATALRDDREREQLLAAIALKLMDAAPLPQTPAPAEEPAAP, encoded by the coding sequence GTGGACAGCTGGGTGGCGGTGGCCGGGTTGTTGTTCTTCGTGGTCGGCGTGGCAGGCGCGCTGCTGCCGAGCGTGTCGGTGCTGCGGCACCAGCTGCGCACCCGCCGCCGCGGCCGCTCGCCAGTGCGCGAGCTGGCCGAGGGCGTGGCCGCCGGGCTGCGCAGGGAACCCGCGCCCGCGCAGCCGAGCGAGCCGGACCCGGACCCGGGGCCGGAACCGGACCCGGCGGCCGGGGTGCGGCGGCCCGAGGCGGACTTCACCGCGCGGCAGTTGCAGCTCTACGCCGACTACCACGAGACCGCGCTGACCGAGAGTTCGCTGAGCTTCCGGCTGGCCGCCGGGGCGGCCGGGGTCGGGTTCATGGTGATCCTGGCCTCGGTGGGGCTGCTGGTGTTCCAGGGCGGGGACGCCGCGTGGCTGGGCACGGCCAGCGGGGTGGTGTGCGAGGCGGTGGCCGCGCTGTTCCTGAGCGAGGCCCGCTCCACCAGGGAACGCGCGGCCCGGATGTTCGACCTGTTGAACGCCGAGGTGGTGCGCAGCGCGCACACCATGCGCGCGGTGGAGATGGCCACGGCGCTGCGCGATGACCGGGAGCGGGAGCAGCTGCTGGCCGCGATCGCGTTGAAGCTGATGGACGCCGCGCCCCTGCCGCAGACCCCGGCGCCCGCGGAGGAACCGGCGGCTCCGTGA